The genomic segment AAAAGCAAGCTACGCGTGGCGTCTCTAAGAGGCTGTTTGAAAAGTTGGAGAGATGGTAAAAAAGCTCTCTCAGTATACGCTGTGAATAGATAATAGACAGCACTGAGAGAGCAACATGAGTAAAGCATACCCCAGTAATCTGACCCGTGTTCAATATGAATTTCTGAGTGAGATGATTCCAGAACCAAAACCCGGCGATCCGCGCTTCAAAGAAGTAGAAGAAAGTGTCACCTTCCAGCTGGGGTTTCCCAGTGGAATACTAGGAATTTGCTCCACCAGCTACGGCCTTCACGAAGGGCGACGGTTTCGCGATCGCTGGATTGCCTCAATTGTCTCCAATATTGGCGGTTGGATGGAAGACACGGCGGGAGCTTGGTTAATGACTTCTCTCACCATCTCTCCCCTATTGGTGGCACTCATGCAAACTGAGAAAAAACCATTGTTTTCATTGGGACTACTTGCTCAAACTGACAAACTGCTAGCAACAGAAAAATAAGCAATCAAATGAATGAATTACAAGCAATCTTAGAAGGCTTCGAGTCAAGTCAAAAAAATGGTGAAATCACTTTCCTGGCGACTGTAGTTAAAACTCAAGGTTCAACCTATCGCCGACCGGGTGCTAAAATGTTAATGACAAATACAGGTCGGATGATCGGAACAATCAGCGCTGGTTGCTTAGAAAACGACGTATTTGAGCATACTCAACAACGAATGTCAGACGGCGAACCAATTGTTGTTACTTACGATAACACCGCCTCGGAAGATATTCTGTGGGGCTTTGGTTTGGGGTGCAATGGGGTAGTGCAAGTTCTGATCGAACGTCTTGAGATAGAAAGCACACCGAATGCGATCGCTTTTATACAGGAGTGTTTTCATCAAAAACATTTAGGTATTATTGCTACAGTCTTTGCCTTTGAAGGCGCAGTAAAGGTCAAACTTGGGTCGCGCTTACTGCTCTATCCTGATGGTAAATTTATCACTGACATCAAAGATGCCAATTTAATTCAATCTCTGATTGCAGATAGTCAAGCAGCCTTTGCTAATCAAAAGTCAAGGGTAAGCAACTATCAGTTACCTTTAGGCAATGTAGAAGTTTTCACCGAAGTTATTCAACCACCCACAGATGCAGTAATATTTGGTGCAGGTTATGACGCTGTACCAGTAGCCCAGTTTGCTCAAGCATTAGGTTTGCAGGTTACTGTAGTCGATTGTCGAGCTAATGAGGCAACTAGAACGCGATTTCCTCTGCCTTGTGATGTCATTCTTAGTCGGCGAGAAATTGTCCAAAAACAGGTATTTATAAATGCCCACACAAATGCTGTGGTCATGACGCATAATTACCTTGACGACAGGGAAATTTTGAAAATGTTGCTACCATCTCCTGCACGTTACATAGGGATTTTAGGGCCAAAGGTGCGTACTGAGAGATTGCTTGAAGATTTGCGTTCGCAAGGAATAGTTTATAATACTGAACAATTAAGAAGATTGCATAGCCCGATTGGGATTGATATCGGAGCAGATACTCCTGAAGGAATAGCGATCTCCATTATTGCGGAAATTCAAGCAGTGCTAAAAAACCGCAGTGGTAATTTTTTAAGAAATCGCAATCAACCAATTCACCAATGTAATGAAAGCAACTCAACCTTGCTACTTACCACATAGTTTTTATGACTGAGGAAATAAACAACGACAAATCAACTATAGCCATTATGATTCTTGCTGCTGGTGCATCGACTCGGATGGGTACACCGAAGCAACTATTGCTTTACCAAGGACTTAGCTTTTTGCAATACATTACAGAAATGGCAATCGCTTCAGTTTGTCAACCTGTGGTAGTAGTACTTGGAGCCAATGCAGAACAGATTCATCCCCAAATTAAACAACTTCCCGTTAAAGTAGTTAAAAACTCGGATTGGGCTTGTGGAATGAGTGCTTCAATCAAGAGCGGTATGGAATTGTTAAATAATCTTCCACAAAAATTAGAAGCAGTAGTTATTACACTTTGCGACCAGCCATTTGTTTCTCAGCAAATTATTAATCAACTTGTTGATACATATTATTCCACAAAAAAACAGATCATTGCTTGTGAATATGCGGATACATTAGGTGTACCTGCTCTATTTAGTCAGAGATTTTTTTCAGAACTTGCCGCTTTGAAAAATGCTTCAGGAGCCAAAATAGTTATTAATAATAACCTGAATGAAGTGTTTTCCATTCCGTTTCCTCTAGGGGATATCGATATTGACACACCAAAAGATTATGAACAATTGCTGTCAATTACCAGAGCTACTGATTCTGCTCGTAGCGTAGCCACCGATTATTGTGCTTTTACCCAAAACTTGGACAAAAAGGACACGATATAGTTCACGTCCTGTGATTTAAAGGTACATATTGCCGAAAATTAAAGGATAAGCTTGCCGAACCCAGAACCTAACTAGCTTCGAGCAGCGGGAGTAATTGATGATCGCGAATTGATGTCCCTCCGCAAGTTTGGCAGTCGCTTAGAAGGGCATCCAACCCCAGTGTTACCTTCTGGCTGTGCGGGATCTGCCCGGTTCTGGTACTCCAGAAGAACTACTTCATGCAGCAAAAATTGACGCTTCTTCTATTGTCGAGGCTGTGCGTTCGCTCCTTAGACAACCTGCTTTGGTATCAACCAAAGGCGTTGCATAAATGCGGCATGAATCAGTTCATCACTGATATTTTTCTATACTTTAGATTCTCAAGCTTTCGATGACGAAGAAGCTTTGTCATCGAAAGCTTGGACTACAAAGCTTTTCTATTTAGAAGATGAACTAGGTGAGCAATTCTGGACAGATTATCAAATCCAGTCACTCTTTGATGATAAAAATCAGCAAACAATTGAATTAGAAGTATCACTTACAGATGATTATGCAGCAACGTTAGAATTTTACCCATCGCTAAAAAGGTTTTCACCATCCATATTTACAAGAACGGATAATGACTTTTAAAATTTTCAAATCATATCAGAATTAACAGACTCCTTATGCTGTTTTCTGTTTGCCACTAGCCGTTTTTCATACAGTTTCAGCCGTTGATGATTTTGATCGTTCATATAATATAATCCAGGATCTTGCTGATATGTGTAGGAACCACAGTGGTCAACAGCAGCGCTGTGATCAGTATCAGGTGAGAGTGCCCTATCCGAAGCAAGCAAGGCATTTTCATATCCTTCATACCCAACCCCATAAGAGGTAGGAACATAGGGAGGGACAGGAGGGTCAGTTCCATATCCGGCATATCCAACCCCAGAAGAGGTAGGAGTATCAGTAGCGGCTGGAGGTTCAGTTCCATATCCGGCGTATCCAACCCCAGAAGAGGTAGGAGTATCAGTAGCGGCTGGAGGTTCAGTTCCATATCCGGCGTATCCAACCCCAGAAGAGTCAAAGACACTAAATGAAGATGAAGGACGGTAGACTTGTCTAACTCGATGTTCATAATCAAAATCAACAGTCATACCATTCGTAAACTCAGGTAGTGCTTCTACCTGGGCTTTAGTCAGGTTGACTGCATAGACCCGGTGCGTATCATAGTCTACCTGGGAACATCCAATTGGCAGCAGAACTTTTTTGCCAAAAATCCAAATGCCTGTGTTTATAACCAGATAACGAATGTGGCCATCATCATCAACCAAAAGGTCGTCAGCAGAGCCAATTTTTTCGTCTTTGGAGTAAAGGTCAAACCCCCTCAGATGCTCCTGAGAATCCTGTTGATGATAATTAGCATCAAAATATTCGATTTTATGAAGAGACATAATGTCTTTTGTCCTCCGTTTTTTATGGTTTCAATTCATAGACTAAGGTGGAACCAAACTGATGTTCATATTTAAGGAATCATTATCCCAAATCCGCTCCAGCCCAATGATCGCAGCTACCTGCTAGTTTACTGCCTCTCTCAAGGATGAGATTTTGATTCTAGATGCGCCCGATTGGGTCGAGTAGATGGCGTGAATCATCTGTTAATTGCCCTGTTTGACTGACAGTTTCTATGTCTTTAGATACAACTTTATTTAATTTTGAGAGATTAATCACAGATTAATGAGATATTAAGTTGAAAAACGGTTCTTCAGATATAAACTTATGGCAACCTCGCAAGAGCTTCAATCTCTTTTTAATACCTTGGATCGCGATCAAGACGGCAAAGTGTCCATTAATGAGCTTTTTTTAAGTCCTGGCTTAAGTGCAATCATCTCGGCTGAAACAGGTATCAGTAGCCCCCAGGAATTGCTAGCTATGCATGGAGATAAAGACGGTAGTATCTCCTTTGAAGAGTTAAAGGAAGTTGTCAAAAAAGCAAGTAATTTAACCTAGCAGTCAAAAACCCAATACCAAATACCCAATACCAAATATCCCTCTAAGCGCCCACGCTTTGAGGGATTTGCATGAAAAAGACAATTGTGTGTTCGTTATCTTCTGAGTCGCTTAAAGTAGCGGGAGCAAGGTTTGTTTTAACCCAAGATTGAACCGGAATCAAGTTCCCACTGATGTTTGAGCAATTCTTGGTAAGTCGTTTCCCTTATCATCATTTGCTTATAGAGCATCAGCAAAAATTCTTGAGCTTGTTCATGGGACATGTGCTGCACTTGATCAGAGAAAGTTCTAAGGCTAAATTCTTGTTCTAAAGATAATTCAATGGGTTGATTCATCACTTTTATTACCTACTCTTTTATTTGGGTTTGCTTAATATAAGCAAATATTTCTTTATATAAATAAATGTTACGATGCCTTTACAAAAATCGAAGGGGTGTAAACCGTACCGACGTAGGTTAGAAATGCCGTATCTGCTGCTGAAAACCTTGATATCACTCCATTGTGGCAACCCAAGTAAAAACTTAAGTTCTAAAGTTTTTTACTAAGAGGTTTTTAAAAGCATTTTTCGCCTCTGCTTGCGGCTGGCGAGCTAGATATTTACCACTACCAACCTTTTTATGGCGGTGGATGCAGTCCCGCCGAGGTTAGAAGGCGACGCAAGTTAACAACTCCAACCCGAATTAATGCTCCGTCCACACCCACCTTTAATGAAAGTGGAGATAATAATTGGGGGGGTATGGACACCGATGCAGAACTCAGTGATTCTTGGTGGAAGCGAGTTAAATATTATGCTCAGTTACCCGCATTTCTCACAAGCTTGAAATGCAGAGGTGCAAGGGAGCAGGGGAGCAGAGGAGAGTTCAATATGCCTTGTTCAATCCCCTCTGCCCCTCTGCCCTATCAAACACCTGAAGCTTGTGATAAATGCAGGTTTAGCGGGTCTGTTCAGCGCCAACGTCGAAGCGATCAAGCATCATCACCTTGTCCCAGGCTGCAACGAAGTCCTTGACCATCCTCTCGTGACCGTCATCAGCGCCATAGACTTCAGCAATCTGACGCAGTTGGGCGTTCGAGCCGAAGATGAGATCGCATCGGGTTGCGGTGAACTTCGCTGCACATCGGTTTCGCGATCGCAGATGTCAAAAAGCATCTCGCGATTGTCAACAGGCTTCCACTCGTAGTCCATACTGGTCAGGACACGGAAAAAGTCATTGGTCAAGACCCCCGGACGGTCAGTGAAGCTACCATGCTTTGAATGATCCCAATTCTGATCGAGCGCGCGAAGTCCGCCGACAAGAACCGTCCATTCAGGCGCGGTCAGCGTGAGGAGAGCGCGCTCGATCTAGGAAGATACGCTCCGGCTTCACCTTGTAGCCAACAGCCTCATTGTGATAGTTTCTGAAACCATCCGAAACTGGCTTCAGCCAATTAAACATTTCAACATCTGTCGAGCTCCTGAGTCGTATCCATCCGACCCGGAGTAAACGGCACGGCAACAGAAAACCCAGCGTCTTGTGCAGCCTTCTCGATCGCAGCACAACCACCGAGGACGATAAGATCCGCCATCGAGATTTTTTTGTTGCCCGACTGAGCGCCGTTAAAGTCCGCCTGAATGCGATAAAGGGTCGATAGCACCTCGCCGAGTTCCTGCGGGCGGTTCATTTCCCAGTCTTTCTGGGGATTGAGGCGAACGCGCGCCCCATTTGCGCCGCCGCGCTTGTCGGAATGGCGGTGACTCGATGCCGCGCCCAAGCGGCTGACACGAGCGCCGAAACAGAGAGTCCACTCGCTAAAATCTGATCCTTGAGAAAATTGATATCGGCGGCATCAACGACATCATGATCCAGTGCCGGAATTGGATCTTGCCAGATCATATCTTCCTCTGGGATTTCCGGGCCAAGATAGCGCGTTTTCGGACCCATGTCTCGATGGATCAGCTTATACCAAGCGCGCGCGAACGCATCGCTGAAGTAATCGAAGTCACCCAAGAAGTGCTGACAGATTTCGTGATAGACCGGATCGACCTTCAAGGCAATGTCCGAAGTCATCATCATTAACGGGTGCTCAACGCGCGGTTGATGGGCATCCGGTGTCTTTGGCGCATCAGGATTGCTCGGCTTCCACTGAATGGCACCTGCTGGACTCTTTGTCTGTTCCCAATCGTATTTAAAAAGATTTGTTAAGTAACTGTTGTCCCACTGGGTTGGATTTGGAGTCCACGATCCTTCGATCCCGTTCGTCATTGTATATTCGGCAAACCCAGTGCCTTCAGGGTTCTGCCACCCCAAACCCATCGCCTGAATCGGCGCGGCTTCCGGGGCTGGACCAATCTTGTCAGGCGAAACCATGCCATGACTTTTGCCAAAGGCATGACCCCCTGCAATCAGCGCGACAGTTTCTTCGTCATTCATGCCCATCCGCGCAAACGTCTCGCGAATGTCTCGCGCCGAGCCATAGGGGTCGCCGTCAGCGTTTGGACCCTCTGGATTGACGTAAATTAGCGCTTGGTGCGAAGCCGCTAGCGGGTTCTCAAGGTCGTAGTATTGCTCGTTCGCTTTCCCAACCCACCGAATCGTGCGAGTGACCATCTCATCAGGATGACCAGGGTGTTCCTTAACATCGTCAACCGAATCGCCGTTCCAGAATTCGGGTCCCCAGTATGTCGAGCGATCCGCCTCCCAGGAATCTATGCGACCGCCACCAAAACCGAAGGTCTTAAACCCCATGATTTCGAGCGCACAGTTACCCGTCAAAACCATCAGATCAGCCCAGCTTAGTGCCGCACCATATTTCTGCTTGATGGGCCAGAGCAGCCGTCGTGATTTATCTGTGTTTCCATTATCCCACCACGAATTGATGGGTGCAAAGCGTTGCATACCCTGACTCGCTCCACCCCGACCATCCGCGATCCGGTAGGTGCCTGCTGAGTGCCACGCCATGCGAATCATTTGAGGTCCATAATTCCCATAGTCGGCGGGCCACCAGTCCTTTGAATCGGTCAGCAGTGCTTTGATATCGCTCTTCAACTGTTCAAAGTCAAGCTTCGCGAAGGCTCCTTTGTAATCGAAATCTCGCAGTGGGTTAGCTTGGGGCAAATTTTGGTGAAGCAGTTCGACCTGAAGTCGGTTCGGCCACCAATCATCGACTTGCGGCTTGGAGCCGAGCGCTCCGCCAATGCGGGTTCCCCGGAAGGGGCATTGTGCAGGAGGGGTGGCAGGGTTGTTGTTCATGGGGCTATTATTCATTCAGTTCAATCCTTCTTCATTAAATTCAATTCTCTCTAACAGTTTATGTTAGTCAAGCTGTGTTGAGCGCCGCCACAAGTGGCGGTTTGAACGGCAAGTTCCTTGATCGCTAAAGTTCTTGCAAGTACTGAATGAGCTACCCTTTGCTAACCCCACCCCCCTGCTACGATTATCATTTTTATTAACAGCTTTTTGAGTATTTTTGCTGATTGACAAAATGCACTTTTTTTAAATTATAACGGTTGGTGCAGGTTTAAACATTTTCTTCTTAATTAAGTAAGTCGGCGCGAAAAAAACAAATTTTTTCCAGAGTTTCTGTCGATATTTCGGAAATTTTCATAGTTTTTACTACAGTTAATAAATTTTCATAGTTAACATCTAGCATTAGGCATAAATTGTTATAACGATAGACAATGTACAAAGCGAGAAGTATTGGCAGTGCTTTAATCGAGATGAAGCATTTCAAAGTGAGTCAATGTTAGTCATTAATAATATAGTGTTAACCACGCCAGTCAGTGACACGACACCTATTGGTATTCCCCAAATATTAAATCAGGTTAAGGGAGATCGCTTTCACCCGGATTTCTCACAAGCTTGAGGGAAGGGGCAGAGGGGATTATAACTTGGCACATTGAAATCTCCTCTGCTCCCCTGCACAAGCACAGGCTTTGATAGATGTGGTGAGAAATTCGGGGTAGGAGTATGGGAAGATTCGTCAAGTATCCCCCCTAGTGAATGGAGAAAACAGCATAAGAAAAACTAGAATAAGGGAATTTAATCTAAAATATTTCCTTTTCAACTAGATAAATTAAATCTCATAATTAATGCTAATTTAATTTCATCTTAAATTTAACAATCAAGGTAAGCTCATCTAATTTAGTATAGTGTGAACTTGACAAAAGAAACAAGATAAACGTCAGTGGGCAAATAGAAAATGTACTTGACATCAGGGCAAAAGAAGTGAGATGAAAGCAATGCGCTCAAGAAAGAAAACTTCTCTAATGAAACTTTATGTCTGAAGGATTTAAGACTAAATCGGCTCCAGTCAAGAAAGTTAAAAAGAGAGGTTGATTCACG from the Nostoc sp. C052 genome contains:
- a CDS encoding XdhC/CoxI family protein, encoding MNELQAILEGFESSQKNGEITFLATVVKTQGSTYRRPGAKMLMTNTGRMIGTISAGCLENDVFEHTQQRMSDGEPIVVTYDNTASEDILWGFGLGCNGVVQVLIERLEIESTPNAIAFIQECFHQKHLGIIATVFAFEGAVKVKLGSRLLLYPDGKFITDIKDANLIQSLIADSQAAFANQKSRVSNYQLPLGNVEVFTEVIQPPTDAVIFGAGYDAVPVAQFAQALGLQVTVVDCRANEATRTRFPLPCDVILSRREIVQKQVFINAHTNAVVMTHNYLDDREILKMLLPSPARYIGILGPKVRTERLLEDLRSQGIVYNTEQLRRLHSPIGIDIGADTPEGIAISIIAEIQAVLKNRSGNFLRNRNQPIHQCNESNSTLLLTT
- a CDS encoding NTP transferase domain-containing protein: MTEEINNDKSTIAIMILAAGASTRMGTPKQLLLYQGLSFLQYITEMAIASVCQPVVVVLGANAEQIHPQIKQLPVKVVKNSDWACGMSASIKSGMELLNNLPQKLEAVVITLCDQPFVSQQIINQLVDTYYSTKKQIIACEYADTLGVPALFSQRFFSELAALKNASGAKIVINNNLNEVFSIPFPLGDIDIDTPKDYEQLLSITRATDSARSVATDYCAFTQNLDKKDTI
- a CDS encoding PRC-barrel domain-containing protein; amino-acid sequence: MSLHKIEYFDANYHQQDSQEHLRGFDLYSKDEKIGSADDLLVDDDGHIRYLVINTGIWIFGKKVLLPIGCSQVDYDTHRVYAVNLTKAQVEALPEFTNGMTVDFDYEHRVRQVYRPSSSFSVFDSSGVGYAGYGTEPPAATDTPTSSGVGYAGYGTEPPAATDTPTSSGVGYAGYGTDPPVPPYVPTSYGVGYEGYENALLASDRALSPDTDHSAAVDHCGSYTYQQDPGLYYMNDQNHQRLKLYEKRLVANRKQHKESVNSDMI
- a CDS encoding NblA/ycf18 family protein → MNQPIELSLEQEFSLRTFSDQVQHMSHEQAQEFLLMLYKQMMIRETTYQELLKHQWELDSGSILG
- a CDS encoding EF-hand domain-containing protein — its product is MATSQELQSLFNTLDRDQDGKVSINELFLSPGLSAIISAETGISSPQELLAMHGDKDGSISFEELKEVVKKASNLT